The proteins below are encoded in one region of Amycolatopsis acidiphila:
- the sufB gene encoding Fe-S cluster assembly protein SufB: MTAAAEQRNPATAPLTQEQTIDSLGNYAFGWADSDVAGASARRGLNTDVVTDISAKKSEPEWMLEARLKALKLFERKPMPNWGADLSGIDFDNIKYFVRSTEKQAASWDELPEDIKATYDKLGIPEAEKQRLIAGVAAQYESEVVYHQIREDLEAQGVLFLDTDTALKEHPEIFREHFGSVIPAGDNKFSALNTAVWSGGSFIYVPKGVHVDIPLQAYFRINTENMGQFERTLIIVDEDAYVHYVEGCTAPIYKSDSLHSAVVEIIVKKGGRCRYTTIQNWSNNVYNLVTKRAKCEEGATMEWIDGNIGSKVTMKYPSVFLMGEHAKGEVLSVAFAGEGQHQDAGAKMEHLAPHTSSTIVSKSVARGGGRTSYRGLVRVAKRAHHSRSTVKCDALLVDNISRSDTYPYVDIRNDDVSMGHEATVSKVSEDQLFYLMSRGLTEDEAMAMVVRGFVEPIARELPMEYALELNRLIELQMEGAVG; the protein is encoded by the coding sequence ATGACTGCCGCTGCCGAGCAGCGCAATCCCGCCACCGCGCCGCTGACCCAGGAACAGACGATCGACTCCCTGGGCAACTACGCGTTCGGCTGGGCCGACTCCGACGTCGCGGGCGCGAGCGCCCGCCGCGGGCTGAACACCGATGTCGTCACCGACATCTCCGCCAAGAAGTCCGAGCCGGAGTGGATGCTCGAGGCGCGCCTGAAGGCGCTGAAGCTCTTCGAGCGCAAGCCGATGCCGAACTGGGGCGCCGACCTCTCGGGCATCGACTTCGACAACATCAAGTACTTCGTCCGCTCGACCGAGAAGCAGGCGGCGAGCTGGGACGAGCTGCCCGAGGACATCAAGGCCACCTACGACAAGCTCGGCATCCCGGAGGCGGAGAAGCAGCGCCTCATCGCTGGCGTCGCGGCCCAGTACGAGTCCGAGGTCGTCTACCACCAGATCCGCGAGGACCTCGAGGCCCAGGGCGTGCTGTTCCTGGACACCGACACCGCGCTCAAGGAGCACCCGGAGATCTTCCGGGAGCACTTCGGCTCGGTGATCCCGGCCGGGGACAACAAGTTCTCCGCGCTGAACACCGCGGTGTGGTCCGGCGGCTCGTTCATCTACGTGCCGAAGGGCGTGCACGTGGACATCCCGCTGCAGGCCTACTTCCGGATCAACACCGAGAACATGGGCCAGTTCGAGCGGACGCTGATCATCGTCGACGAAGACGCCTACGTGCACTACGTCGAAGGCTGCACCGCGCCGATCTACAAGTCGGACTCGCTGCACTCGGCCGTCGTGGAGATCATCGTGAAGAAGGGCGGCCGCTGCCGCTACACGACGATCCAGAACTGGTCGAACAACGTCTACAACCTGGTCACCAAGCGCGCGAAGTGCGAAGAGGGCGCGACCATGGAGTGGATCGACGGCAACATCGGCTCCAAGGTGACGATGAAGTACCCGTCGGTGTTCCTCATGGGCGAGCACGCCAAGGGCGAGGTCCTCTCGGTCGCGTTCGCGGGCGAGGGCCAGCACCAGGACGCCGGCGCGAAGATGGAGCACCTGGCCCCGCACACCTCCTCGACGATCGTGTCGAAGTCGGTGGCGCGCGGCGGCGGCCGCACCTCCTACCGCGGCCTGGTCAGGGTCGCCAAGCGGGCGCACCACTCGCGCTCGACGGTGAAGTGCGACGCGCTGCTGGTGGACAACATCTCCCGCTCGGACACCTACCCCTACGTCGACATCCGCAACGACGACGTGTCCATGGGGCACGAGGCGACGGTGTCGAAGGTGAGCGAGGACCAGCTGTTCTACCTGATGTCGCGCGGCCTCACCGAGGACGAGGCGATGGCGATGGTGGTCCGCGGGTTCGTCGAGCCCATCGCGCGCGAGCTGCCGATGGAGTACGCGCTCGAGCTCAACCGCCTGATCGAACTGCAGATGGAAGGAGCCGTCGGCTGA
- a CDS encoding COX15/CtaA family protein — MAVNSLVARLPLPSRAVQKAVGIAAVVAQAGIGVTGSVVRVTGSGLGCSTWPQCQPGSMVPVEHSEYHTLNQWIEFGNRMLTGVVIAVAVLAVLTAWRVHLATPRKRLLVLAWTMPGGVVLQAVVGGMTVLAKLEWWTVAIHFLVSTPLIWLAVLLLHGFLEGDEPPRRLVPPIARAFLTALVVAMWAILVAGTTVTGAGPHGGDANTHRLDAPIETLARIHSGILVVYLIVLAVFGLTLLRTGAPQRLWRRYGVVWLVAVAQGVLGVVQYALGVPEALVSLHVLGSALVIVATAALWCGARDRGAPPVRDVFPQQSGELTAAG; from the coding sequence GTGGCTGTGAACTCCCTCGTCGCCCGGTTGCCCCTCCCCTCGCGCGCCGTCCAGAAGGCCGTGGGCATCGCGGCGGTGGTGGCGCAGGCCGGGATCGGCGTTACCGGGTCGGTCGTCCGGGTCACCGGGTCCGGCCTGGGCTGTTCGACCTGGCCGCAGTGCCAGCCCGGCAGCATGGTCCCCGTCGAGCACTCCGAGTACCACACGCTCAACCAGTGGATCGAGTTCGGCAACCGGATGCTCACCGGCGTGGTCATCGCCGTCGCCGTGCTGGCCGTGCTCACCGCGTGGCGCGTGCACCTCGCCACGCCCCGCAAGCGGCTCCTCGTGCTCGCCTGGACGATGCCCGGCGGTGTCGTGCTGCAGGCCGTCGTCGGCGGGATGACCGTGCTCGCGAAGCTCGAGTGGTGGACCGTGGCGATCCACTTCCTCGTCTCCACCCCGCTCATCTGGCTCGCGGTGCTGCTGCTGCACGGTTTCCTCGAAGGCGACGAGCCGCCCCGCAGGCTCGTCCCGCCCATCGCGCGCGCCTTCCTGACCGCCCTCGTCGTCGCGATGTGGGCGATCCTGGTCGCCGGCACCACCGTCACCGGCGCGGGCCCGCACGGCGGCGATGCCAACACCCACCGCCTCGACGCGCCGATCGAGACGCTCGCCCGGATCCACAGCGGCATCCTGGTGGTGTACCTGATCGTGCTCGCCGTCTTCGGCCTCACCCTGTTGCGCACGGGCGCCCCGCAGCGCCTCTGGCGCCGCTACGGCGTCGTGTGGCTGGTCGCCGTCGCGCAGGGTGTCCTCGGCGTCGTGCAGTACGCGCTGGGCGTCCCCGAAGCCCTCGTCTCGCTGCACGTCCTCGGCTCGGCGCTGGTCATCGTGGCGACAGCGGCGTTGTGGTGCGGCGCGCGCGACCGCGGGGCACCACCGGTCCGTGACGTTTTCCCGCAACAGTCAGGGGAACTCACCGCGGCGGGGTGA
- a CDS encoding ABC transporter permease: MLLTHAKVETSLTLRHGEQILLTLLIPLALLIGLTLLDILPTGDLGQVSKVDWVTPRIFALAVMSSAFTGQAIALGFDRRYGVLKRLSATALPRWLLVAGRIVAALVVVLLQVVVLGLVAAAMGWSPSGAGLAEAVLLLVLGTLSFGALGVLLGGSLRAEAVLALANIVWFVLLLAGGILLAPSALPSGVAAVVELLPSGALAEGLREALVNGTLAWEPVVVLLAWGAVAGAVATRTTRLT; this comes from the coding sequence ATGCTGCTGACGCACGCGAAGGTCGAGACGAGCCTCACCCTGCGCCACGGCGAGCAGATCCTGCTGACGCTGCTGATCCCGCTCGCGCTGCTGATCGGCCTGACGCTGCTGGACATCCTGCCGACCGGCGACCTCGGCCAGGTGTCCAAGGTGGACTGGGTGACGCCGCGGATCTTCGCGCTGGCCGTGATGTCCTCGGCCTTCACCGGGCAGGCGATCGCGCTCGGCTTCGACCGGCGCTACGGCGTGCTCAAGCGCCTGTCGGCGACGGCGCTGCCGCGGTGGCTGCTGGTGGCCGGGCGGATCGTGGCCGCGCTGGTGGTGGTGCTGCTGCAGGTCGTCGTGCTCGGCCTGGTGGCGGCGGCGATGGGCTGGTCCCCCTCCGGCGCGGGGCTGGCCGAGGCGGTGCTGCTGCTCGTGCTGGGCACGCTGAGCTTCGGCGCGCTGGGCGTCCTGCTGGGCGGGTCGCTGCGGGCCGAGGCGGTGCTGGCCCTGGCGAACATCGTGTGGTTCGTGCTGCTGCTCGCGGGCGGCATCCTGCTGGCCCCCTCCGCGCTGCCCTCGGGCGTGGCGGCCGTCGTGGAGCTGTTGCCCTCGGGCGCACTGGCCGAAGGCCTGCGCGAGGCACTGGTGAACGGCACGCTCGCCTGGGAGCCGGTCGTGGTGCTGCTGGCCTGGGGCGCGGTGGCGGGCGCCGTCGCGACGCGCACCACTCGCCTCACCTGA
- a CDS encoding helix-turn-helix transcriptional regulator, protein MKNSGTPQEHPAPGAAVPAQATAEGRTRHEVARLLLEDGPMTAVVVADRLGISPTAVRRHLDALLADGEAETRDASRRGPRGRGRPAKLFLLTEAGRARFGHAYDDLAVSAIRFLAEHAGEDAVRAFAERRVASLVEPHESAVTEPAEPARRAEALAAALTREGYAASTRQVGSGEQLCQHHCPVAHVAAEFPQLCEAETEAFAKLLGTHVQRLATIAHGDSVCTTHVPAESPQGQRARTPDGGSA, encoded by the coding sequence GTGAAAAACAGCGGCACACCTCAGGAGCACCCGGCTCCGGGTGCGGCCGTGCCCGCCCAGGCGACGGCCGAGGGGCGGACCAGGCACGAAGTGGCCCGCCTCCTGCTGGAGGACGGCCCGATGACCGCGGTCGTGGTCGCGGACCGGCTGGGCATCTCCCCGACGGCGGTGCGGCGTCACCTCGACGCACTGCTGGCCGACGGGGAGGCCGAAACGAGGGACGCGTCCCGGCGCGGCCCGCGTGGGCGCGGCCGTCCGGCCAAGCTCTTCCTGCTCACCGAGGCGGGACGGGCGCGGTTCGGGCACGCCTACGACGACCTCGCCGTGTCCGCGATCCGGTTCCTCGCCGAGCACGCGGGCGAGGACGCGGTCCGGGCGTTCGCCGAGCGCCGGGTCGCCTCGCTGGTCGAGCCGCACGAGAGCGCGGTCACCGAGCCGGCCGAGCCGGCACGGCGCGCCGAGGCCTTGGCCGCAGCGCTGACCAGGGAGGGTTACGCTGCGTCGACCCGTCAGGTCGGCAGCGGCGAACAGCTGTGCCAGCACCACTGCCCGGTCGCCCACGTCGCAGCTGAGTTCCCGCAGCTGTGCGAGGCGGAGACCGAGGCATTCGCCAAGCTGCTCGGCACCCACGTGCAGCGACTGGCGACCATCGCACACGGTGACTCCGTGTGCACGACCCACGTCCCGGCGGAGAGCCCGCAGGGACAACGAGCACGAACTCCGGATGGAGGAAGCGCATGA
- a CDS encoding acyl-CoA desaturase: MSATDIRPGAKPLVSHSRSTGQMIVLKAFLLIPFAALLAALPLAWGWGLNWLDLALAAAFYAVATLGVTVGYHRYFTHGAFKAGRPLRVALAIAGSMAVQGSVIFWVASHRRHHAFADRDGDPHSPWLFGTSPAALLRGFWHAHMGWMFQREVTNYDRFAPDLVADRDLRVVNRYFWLWITLSLALPAVLGGLLSWSWWGAVTAFFWAGLVRIAFLHHVTWSVNSICHMVGDRPFASRDKAANFWPLAILSMGESWHNSHHADPTCARHGVLRGQVDVSARVIWFFEKLRWARDVRWPKPERLAAKRIA; this comes from the coding sequence ATGAGTGCCACCGACATCCGACCCGGCGCGAAACCCCTGGTCTCGCACAGCCGGTCGACCGGCCAGATGATCGTGCTCAAGGCGTTCCTGCTGATCCCGTTCGCCGCGTTGCTCGCCGCCCTGCCGCTGGCCTGGGGGTGGGGCCTGAACTGGCTCGACCTCGCGCTCGCCGCGGCGTTCTACGCCGTGGCCACCCTCGGGGTGACCGTCGGGTACCACCGCTACTTCACCCACGGCGCGTTCAAGGCGGGCCGCCCGCTGCGGGTGGCGCTGGCGATCGCGGGCAGCATGGCCGTGCAGGGCTCGGTGATCTTCTGGGTCGCGAGCCACCGCCGCCACCACGCGTTCGCCGACCGCGACGGCGACCCGCACTCCCCCTGGCTGTTCGGCACCTCGCCGGCCGCCCTGCTGCGCGGCTTCTGGCACGCCCACATGGGCTGGATGTTCCAGCGCGAGGTCACCAACTACGACCGCTTCGCCCCGGACCTGGTCGCCGACCGCGACCTGCGGGTGGTCAACCGCTACTTCTGGCTGTGGATCACGCTGAGCCTCGCGCTGCCGGCGGTGCTGGGCGGCCTGCTGAGCTGGTCGTGGTGGGGCGCGGTCACCGCGTTCTTCTGGGCCGGGCTGGTGCGCATCGCCTTCCTGCACCACGTGACCTGGTCGGTGAACTCGATCTGCCACATGGTCGGCGACCGGCCCTTCGCCAGCCGCGACAAGGCGGCCAACTTCTGGCCGCTGGCGATCCTGTCGATGGGCGAGTCCTGGCACAACTCCCACCACGCCGACCCGACCTGCGCCCGGCACGGTGTGCTGCGCGGCCAGGTCGACGTGTCGGCCCGGGTGATCTGGTTCTTCGAGAAGCTCCGCTGGGCGCGCGACGTCCGGTGGCCCAAGCCCGAACGGCTCGCGGCCAAGCGGATCGCCTGA
- the mptB gene encoding polyprenol phosphomannose-dependent alpha 1,6 mannosyltransferase MptB — protein sequence MVVGEPDTGERPAASPVGPPATGPLEKNELRALDVIRRFGTVGALFLALGSLGAGAAPVLNPVQDIPVLRLFSRIPTVSLAIAFTGMGMLVIGWLMLGRFARPGRARLVSRAQLTRTLVMWLTPLMFIPPLFSRDVYSYLAQSEIVHRGMDPYALGPAQALGVGDPLTSGVSNMWRETPAPYGPLFLKLGSWISGIVGDDIVAGVLLQRAMALVGVVLIIWALPRLARRFGVEPATALWLGAANPLVLFHLVAGAHNEALGIGLMVAGLELGIRRLPVRVAGDTPPPLARGEILFIVLGAVVITLGAAVKINAMIALGFFGVMIARRWHGRLADLLKACALMSAVFAVVMVALCYGTGLGFGWVGALGTPGLVRSWISPTAELANLGGVLGIALGLGNHTDALVSIVQTAGTIVAALITLKFLWDSFRWRYRPIIGLGVSLGAFMMLHVAMQPWWLLWAVIPLAAAAGTSRFRVAAMIVSAVVAFLVAPPGSSFDGRAYVPLQAYLAALVVVVIALLVVRRTAPMLLKRDAKPVT from the coding sequence GTGGTAGTTGGCGAGCCGGACACCGGGGAGCGGCCTGCCGCGTCGCCGGTGGGGCCGCCGGCGACCGGGCCCCTCGAGAAGAACGAGCTGCGGGCACTCGACGTGATCCGGCGGTTCGGCACGGTCGGGGCACTCTTCCTCGCCCTGGGCTCCCTCGGCGCCGGGGCCGCGCCGGTGCTCAACCCGGTGCAGGACATCCCCGTGCTGCGGCTGTTCTCCCGCATCCCGACCGTCTCGCTCGCCATCGCCTTCACCGGCATGGGCATGCTCGTCATCGGCTGGCTCATGCTGGGCCGGTTCGCCCGGCCCGGCCGCGCCCGGCTGGTCAGCCGCGCGCAGCTCACCCGCACGCTGGTGATGTGGCTGACGCCACTGATGTTCATCCCGCCACTGTTCTCCCGCGACGTCTACAGCTACCTGGCCCAGAGCGAGATCGTGCACCGCGGGATGGACCCGTACGCGCTCGGCCCGGCGCAGGCGCTGGGCGTCGGCGACCCGCTGACCAGCGGCGTGTCGAACATGTGGCGCGAGACCCCGGCGCCGTACGGGCCGCTTTTCCTCAAGCTGGGCAGCTGGATCTCCGGGATCGTCGGCGACGACATCGTCGCCGGGGTGCTGCTGCAGCGCGCGATGGCGCTGGTCGGCGTGGTGCTCATCATTTGGGCGCTGCCGCGGCTGGCGCGCCGGTTCGGGGTCGAGCCCGCGACGGCGCTGTGGCTCGGCGCGGCCAACCCGCTCGTGCTGTTCCACCTGGTCGCCGGGGCGCACAACGAGGCGCTGGGCATCGGGCTGATGGTGGCCGGGCTGGAGCTGGGCATCCGGCGGCTGCCGGTGCGGGTGGCGGGCGACACGCCGCCGCCGCTGGCACGCGGGGAGATCCTGTTCATCGTGCTGGGCGCGGTGGTCATCACGCTGGGTGCCGCGGTCAAGATCAACGCGATGATCGCGCTCGGCTTCTTCGGGGTGATGATCGCGCGGCGCTGGCACGGCAGGCTCGCCGACCTGCTCAAGGCGTGTGCGCTGATGAGCGCCGTGTTCGCCGTCGTGATGGTGGCGCTGTGCTACGGCACCGGGCTCGGCTTCGGCTGGGTGGGCGCGCTGGGCACGCCGGGGCTGGTGCGCAGCTGGATCTCCCCCACCGCCGAGCTCGCGAACCTCGGCGGGGTGCTGGGCATCGCGCTGGGGCTGGGCAACCACACCGACGCGCTGGTGTCCATCGTGCAGACCGCGGGCACCATCGTGGCCGCGCTCATCACGCTCAAGTTCCTGTGGGACAGCTTCCGCTGGCGCTACCGTCCCATCATCGGGCTCGGCGTGTCACTCGGCGCGTTCATGATGCTGCACGTGGCGATGCAGCCGTGGTGGCTGCTGTGGGCGGTCATCCCGCTCGCCGCCGCGGCGGGCACCTCGCGCTTCCGTGTCGCGGCGATGATCGTCAGCGCCGTCGTCGCCTTCCTCGTCGCCCCACCGGGCAGCAGCTTCGACGGCCGCGCGTACGTGCCGCTGCAGGCCTATCTCGCCGCGCTCGTCGTCGTGGTGATCGCCCTGCTGGTGGTGCGGCGCACCGCGCCGATGCTGCTGAAGCGGGACGCGAAGCCGGTCACATAG
- a CDS encoding ABC transporter ATP-binding protein: MSTPAVEITGLVKRYGAKTAVDGLDLKMDRGRLLALLGPNGAGKTTTVEICEGFLRPDAGRVRVLGFDPAREGAALRPRIGVMPQGGGAYPGVRAGEMLGLVASCAARPLDPAWLLEILGLSQVRRTPFKRLSGGQQQRLSLACALVGRPELVFLDEPTAGMDPQARRLVWDLLGALRADGVSVLLTTHLMEEAEALADDVVIVDHGRVIAEGTPAALTAEEGDAAQLRFKARAGLDTELLSAALPEGYKVHEPTPGSYHVLGHVDPQVVSTVTSWCAQQGVLAEELHVGKRDLEEVFIELTGRELRS; this comes from the coding sequence GTGAGCACACCTGCCGTCGAGATCACCGGGCTGGTGAAGCGCTACGGCGCCAAGACCGCGGTCGACGGCCTGGACCTGAAGATGGACCGGGGCCGCCTGCTCGCCCTGCTCGGGCCCAACGGCGCCGGCAAGACCACCACCGTCGAGATCTGCGAGGGGTTCCTGCGCCCCGATGCCGGCCGCGTCCGCGTGCTGGGCTTCGACCCGGCGCGCGAGGGCGCGGCGCTGCGCCCGCGCATCGGCGTGATGCCGCAGGGCGGCGGGGCGTATCCGGGGGTGCGGGCCGGCGAGATGCTCGGGCTGGTCGCCTCCTGCGCCGCGCGACCGCTGGATCCCGCGTGGCTGCTGGAGATCCTCGGCCTGTCGCAGGTCCGCCGCACCCCGTTCAAACGCCTCTCCGGGGGCCAGCAGCAGCGCCTGTCGCTCGCCTGCGCGCTCGTGGGGCGCCCGGAGCTGGTGTTCCTCGACGAGCCGACCGCGGGGATGGACCCGCAGGCCCGCCGCCTGGTGTGGGACCTTCTGGGCGCCCTGCGCGCCGACGGGGTGAGCGTGCTGTTGACCACACACCTGATGGAGGAGGCCGAGGCGCTGGCCGACGACGTCGTGATCGTCGACCACGGCAGGGTCATCGCGGAGGGCACGCCCGCCGCGCTCACCGCCGAGGAGGGCGACGCGGCGCAGCTGCGGTTCAAGGCCCGCGCCGGGCTCGACACCGAGCTGCTCTCGGCCGCGCTGCCGGAGGGGTACAAGGTGCACGAGCCCACCCCGGGCAGCTACCACGTGCTCGGCCACGTCGACCCCCAGGTCGTCTCGACCGTGACCTCGTGGTGCGCGCAGCAGGGCGTGCTGGCGGAGGAGCTGCACGTGGGCAAGCGGGACCTGGAAGAGGTCTTCATCGAGCTGACCGGACGGGAGCTGCGCTCGTGA
- a CDS encoding quinone oxidoreductase family protein, producing the protein MPTAVQIRQTGGPEVLEVAEVEIGDPGPGELLVDVAAAGVNYIDTYHRSGLYPMELPLTLGLEGAGTVAAVGSGVPDFEPGDRVAWQGQIGSYAAQAKVAAKIAVRVPDGVPDETAAALMLQGITAHYLVRSTYEVDDGDDVLVHAAAGGVGLLLTQLAKARGARVIATVSTEEKEKLAREAGADDVIRYDQADFAERTRELTGGEGVAVVYDGVGRTTFDGSLASLRVRGVLALFGAASGPVPPVDPQRLNKGGSLYLTRPTSAHYVRTREELDWRAGELFQSVVDGSLNVRVGHRYPLADARQAHEDLQGRRTTGKLLLLP; encoded by the coding sequence ATGCCCACGGCAGTGCAGATCCGGCAGACCGGCGGCCCCGAGGTGCTGGAGGTCGCCGAGGTCGAGATCGGCGACCCGGGGCCGGGTGAGCTGCTGGTGGACGTCGCGGCCGCGGGCGTGAACTACATCGACACCTACCACCGCAGCGGGCTCTACCCGATGGAGCTGCCGCTCACGCTCGGCCTCGAGGGCGCGGGCACCGTCGCCGCGGTCGGATCCGGTGTGCCGGACTTCGAGCCCGGCGACCGGGTCGCGTGGCAGGGGCAGATCGGCAGCTATGCCGCACAAGCCAAGGTGGCCGCGAAGATCGCCGTGCGGGTGCCGGACGGCGTCCCGGACGAGACGGCCGCCGCGCTGATGCTGCAGGGCATCACCGCGCACTACCTGGTCCGCTCGACGTACGAGGTCGACGACGGCGACGACGTCCTGGTGCACGCGGCCGCCGGTGGCGTCGGCCTGCTGCTGACCCAGCTGGCGAAGGCCCGCGGGGCGCGGGTGATCGCCACGGTGTCCACCGAGGAGAAGGAGAAGCTCGCCCGCGAGGCCGGCGCGGACGACGTGATCCGGTACGACCAGGCCGACTTCGCCGAGCGGACCCGCGAGCTGACCGGCGGCGAGGGTGTCGCGGTGGTCTACGACGGCGTCGGCAGGACGACGTTCGACGGCAGCCTCGCGAGCCTGCGCGTGCGGGGCGTGCTGGCGCTGTTCGGCGCGGCGAGCGGTCCGGTCCCGCCGGTCGACCCGCAACGCCTCAACAAGGGCGGCTCGCTGTACCTGACCCGGCCGACCAGCGCGCACTACGTGCGCACTCGCGAAGAGCTGGACTGGCGCGCGGGCGAGCTGTTCCAGTCCGTTGTGGACGGTTCGCTGAACGTCCGGGTGGGGCACCGCTATCCGCTGGCCGACGCCCGCCAGGCGCACGAGGACCTGCAGGGCAGGCGGACCACCGGGAAGCTCCTGCTGCTGCCCTGA
- the sufD gene encoding Fe-S cluster assembly protein SufD — MTVASNNVAQAAEVTVPATSRAERYTGYDVEAFEVPGGREENWRFTPMKRLRGLHDGTAVADGEVKVDADAAPEVRVETVGREDNRLGQAGQPSDRIAAQAYSSFTSATVLTVPKETRASKPTVLRLTGPGVGSTAYGHVQVRAEAYAEAAIVLDHVGSGTYADNIEFVIGEGATLTVVSVQDWADDAVHVSEQHLALGKDATLKHIVVTLGGDLVRVSPTATFADRGGDVEMLGLYFADAGQHQEHRLFVDHAETNCKSRVMYKGALQGDGAHAVWIGDVLIRAAAEGTDTYELNRNLVLTEGARADSVPNLEIETGEIAGAGHASATGRFDDEQLFYLQSRGIEEETARRLVVRGFFHEILMKIDIPEVRERLQQAIETELEAVGS, encoded by the coding sequence ATGACGGTGGCAAGCAACAACGTCGCGCAAGCCGCGGAGGTCACCGTCCCGGCCACTTCCCGCGCGGAGCGCTACACCGGGTACGACGTCGAGGCCTTCGAGGTTCCCGGCGGCCGCGAGGAGAACTGGCGGTTCACCCCGATGAAGCGGCTGCGGGGCCTGCACGACGGCACCGCGGTCGCCGACGGCGAGGTCAAGGTCGACGCCGACGCCGCGCCGGAGGTGCGCGTGGAGACCGTCGGCCGCGAGGACAACCGCCTCGGCCAGGCCGGGCAGCCCAGTGACCGGATCGCCGCCCAGGCGTACTCGTCGTTCACCTCGGCGACCGTGCTGACGGTGCCGAAGGAGACGCGGGCGTCGAAGCCGACGGTGCTGCGGCTGACCGGCCCGGGTGTGGGCAGCACCGCCTACGGGCACGTGCAGGTGCGGGCCGAGGCCTACGCCGAAGCCGCGATCGTGCTCGACCACGTGGGCTCGGGCACCTACGCCGACAACATCGAGTTCGTCATCGGCGAGGGCGCGACGCTGACCGTGGTCAGCGTGCAGGACTGGGCCGACGACGCGGTGCACGTCTCCGAGCAGCACCTGGCGCTCGGCAAGGACGCGACGCTCAAGCACATCGTGGTCACCCTCGGCGGGGACCTGGTGCGCGTGTCGCCCACGGCGACCTTCGCCGACCGGGGCGGCGACGTCGAGATGCTGGGGCTGTACTTCGCCGACGCGGGGCAGCACCAGGAGCACCGGCTGTTCGTCGACCACGCGGAGACGAACTGCAAGTCGCGCGTGATGTACAAGGGCGCGCTGCAGGGCGACGGCGCGCACGCCGTGTGGATCGGCGACGTGCTGATCCGCGCCGCGGCCGAGGGCACCGACACCTACGAGCTCAACCGCAACCTGGTGCTCACCGAGGGCGCGCGCGCCGACTCGGTGCCGAACCTGGAGATCGAGACCGGCGAGATCGCCGGCGCGGGGCACGCGAGTGCGACGGGAAGATTCGACGACGAGCAGTTGTTCTACCTGCAGTCGCGCGGGATCGAGGAGGAGACCGCACGCCGGCTGGTGGTCCGCGGGTTCTTCCACGAGATCCTGATGAAGATCGACATCCCGGAGGTGCGCGAGCGCCTTCAGCAGGCGATCGAGACCGAGCTCGAAGCCGTCGGCAGCTGA
- the hpnH gene encoding adenosyl-hopene transferase HpnH — MAMPLRQSIRLGAYLAKQKLQRRDKYAVLVELEPLYACNLKCGGCGKIQQPAHLLKQRMPVQQAIGAVEESGAPMVSIAGGEPLMHPQIDEITRILLERGKIVFLCTNALLLSKHIHKFKPHRNFAWMVHIDGLEEKHDASVRKEGGFQAAIDAIKMAKDLGFKVMTNTTFFNTDTPQDVIDVLDYLNDVVGVDNMQLSPGYAYEKAPDQEHFLGVQQTRELFSKAFADGRRKKWRLNHSPLFLDFIEGKKDFECTPWGIPSYSLLGWQRPCYLLDDGYAKTWRELIEETDWDKFGRGKDPRCANCMAHCGYEPTAVIATTSSLKETIRAAVGA; from the coding sequence ATGGCAATGCCGTTGCGTCAGTCCATCCGGCTCGGCGCCTACCTGGCCAAGCAGAAGTTGCAGCGCAGGGACAAGTACGCGGTGCTGGTGGAGCTGGAACCGCTGTACGCGTGCAACCTCAAGTGCGGTGGCTGCGGGAAGATCCAGCAGCCCGCGCATCTGCTCAAGCAGCGGATGCCGGTGCAGCAGGCCATCGGGGCGGTGGAGGAGAGCGGCGCGCCGATGGTCTCCATCGCCGGCGGCGAGCCGCTGATGCACCCGCAGATCGACGAGATCACCCGGATCCTGCTGGAGCGGGGCAAGATCGTGTTCCTGTGCACGAACGCGCTGCTGCTGTCCAAGCACATCCACAAGTTCAAGCCGCACCGCAACTTCGCGTGGATGGTGCACATCGACGGCCTCGAGGAGAAGCACGACGCCTCGGTGCGCAAGGAGGGCGGCTTCCAGGCGGCGATCGACGCGATCAAGATGGCGAAGGACCTCGGGTTCAAGGTGATGACGAACACGACGTTCTTCAACACCGACACCCCGCAGGACGTCATCGACGTGCTGGACTACCTCAACGACGTCGTCGGCGTGGACAACATGCAGCTCTCGCCGGGCTACGCGTACGAGAAGGCGCCCGACCAGGAGCACTTCCTCGGCGTGCAGCAGACGCGTGAGCTGTTCTCGAAGGCCTTCGCCGACGGGCGGCGCAAGAAGTGGCGGCTCAACCACTCGCCGCTGTTCCTCGACTTCATCGAGGGCAAGAAGGACTTCGAGTGCACGCCGTGGGGCATCCCGTCCTACTCGCTGCTGGGCTGGCAGCGCCCGTGCTACCTGCTCGACGACGGCTACGCCAAGACCTGGCGCGAGCTGATCGAGGAGACCGACTGGGACAAGTTCGGCCGGGGCAAGGACCCCCGGTGCGCCAACTGCATGGCGCACTGCGGTTACGAGCCCACCGCGGTCATCGCGACCACCAGCTCGCTGAAGGAGACGATCCGCGCCGCGGTCGGCGCCTGA